In Methanosarcina siciliae T4/M, one genomic interval encodes:
- the hdrC gene encoding ferredoxin:CoB-CoM heterodisulfide reductase subunit HdrC, with protein sequence MMPYVNKYDTPECKTLAETAKKSIRTPESLGLDRCIQCGACTASCPAARFTDYSPRQIVKKVLENDRSVLESEMIWSCFYCYSCNLRCPRNNSPVTIVQVLRQMAINEGIGVEKLAYFLEIGEHLGENGASKVPGAGIKNMERDLGKRWIGIKGSLEPIRSELGLSARDVRNTHGEVQAILESTGYFEREKWIKARVQEKRIHGFMKTDRTGTACTENKKNSGDFGFESDSEYPGQEALTV encoded by the coding sequence ATGATGCCATATGTAAACAAATACGATACCCCGGAGTGTAAAACTCTTGCAGAGACCGCAAAGAAAAGTATCCGAACCCCTGAATCCCTCGGACTGGACCGCTGTATCCAGTGCGGAGCCTGCACTGCTTCCTGCCCTGCAGCCCGGTTTACTGACTACAGCCCGCGGCAGATCGTAAAAAAAGTGCTCGAAAATGACCGCAGTGTCCTTGAGTCCGAAATGATCTGGTCCTGCTTCTACTGCTATTCCTGCAATTTGCGCTGCCCCAGGAACAACAGCCCTGTAACAATCGTGCAGGTGCTGCGGCAGATGGCTATCAACGAAGGAATAGGGGTTGAAAAGCTTGCCTATTTCCTTGAGATCGGAGAGCACCTCGGAGAAAACGGAGCAAGCAAGGTCCCGGGCGCCGGCATCAAAAACATGGAAAGAGACCTTGGAAAGCGCTGGATCGGAATTAAAGGGAGCCTTGAGCCAATCCGTTCCGAACTGGGGCTCAGTGCCAGGGATGTGAGGAACACCCATGGAGAGGTCCAGGCTATTCTTGAAAGCACGGGATATTTCGAAAGGGAAAAGTGGATTAAAGCAAGGGTCCAGGAAAAAAGAATCCACGGGTTTATGAAGACGGACCGCACAGGGACAGCCTGCACTGAAAACAAGAAAAACAGCGGAGACTTCGGCTTTGAAAGCGATAGCGAGTATCCCGGACAGGAAGCTCTTACTGTTTAA
- the hacB gene encoding homoaconitase small subunit, with protein sequence MANPIVGRVWKFGDDINTDAIIPGKYLRTRDMQIFGTHAMEGIDPEFTKKAKPGDIIVAGTNFGCGSSREQAPLALKHAGIACIVAKSFARIFFRNAINIGLPLMEADVECQDGDEIEVDLLMGEVLVPEKGTFKGNKLPDFLLDILNDGGLVAHRKKVRSEKK encoded by the coding sequence ATGGCAAATCCTATTGTAGGCCGAGTCTGGAAATTCGGAGATGACATTAATACCGATGCAATTATCCCCGGGAAATACCTGCGAACCAGGGATATGCAGATATTCGGGACTCATGCAATGGAAGGCATTGACCCTGAGTTCACAAAAAAAGCAAAACCCGGAGATATCATTGTTGCAGGCACTAATTTCGGTTGTGGTTCTTCAAGGGAGCAGGCTCCCCTCGCTTTGAAACATGCCGGAATAGCCTGTATTGTGGCAAAGTCTTTTGCAAGGATCTTTTTTAGAAATGCAATCAATATAGGATTGCCTCTCATGGAAGCAGATGTCGAGTGTCAGGACGGAGATGAGATTGAAGTTGACCTGCTCATGGGGGAGGTTCTGGTTCCGGAGAAAGGCACATTCAAAGGAAACAAACTTCCTGATTTCCTGCTTGATATACTCAATGACGGTGGACTTGTAGCTCACAGAAAAAAGGTTAGGAGTGAGAAAAAATAG
- a CDS encoding ABC transporter substrate-binding protein has protein sequence MGRIPVPLKYTFKDGLEAILKNYRIEKGIRLKCYFPMGGGSGYSPFQHIHEVDNIDDFPNIVLSSSFDNVFEKNFFGKFIDKGYFQACQPKPLPPIYADCGIEDPEKQFTIFAVVPIVFLVDHRRLGSLPVPGQWSDILDPIYHDKIIVGGWRKDEKSPYSEFNTFLFLNIYKDHGIQGLKHLAYNTKNMLHYVHMSRIAGPDNELGAAIYIIPWFLADICPRGGKTSVIWPKYGALAFPFYILAKKAKLEELDVLIKYTTGRKIVLVSTHDPLLALMGNRRIVIRNGAISNIIETSKQERTNLEYMEFLDCKMTELRDMLRNGGRIDTELNWCSG, from the coding sequence ATGGGACGAATTCCGGTCCCTTTAAAGTATACGTTCAAGGATGGTTTGGAAGCCATACTAAAGAATTATCGGATTGAAAAAGGAATCCGGCTCAAATGCTATTTTCCCATGGGTGGAGGAAGCGGCTATTCACCGTTTCAACATATTCACGAGGTGGACAACATTGATGACTTTCCCAACATAGTGTTGTCTTCATCGTTTGATAATGTATTTGAGAAAAATTTTTTCGGGAAATTTATCGATAAGGGTTATTTCCAGGCGTGCCAGCCCAAACCATTACCCCCCATATATGCTGATTGCGGGATCGAAGACCCTGAAAAGCAATTCACTATTTTTGCCGTAGTTCCTATTGTTTTCCTTGTAGACCATCGGAGGCTGGGCAGCCTGCCCGTTCCCGGACAGTGGAGTGATATTCTTGACCCGATTTACCATGATAAAATAATAGTCGGAGGCTGGAGGAAAGATGAAAAAAGCCCGTATTCCGAGTTTAACACGTTTTTATTTTTAAATATATATAAAGACCATGGCATTCAGGGCTTAAAACATCTCGCGTATAATACGAAAAACATGCTGCATTACGTCCATATGTCGAGAATTGCAGGTCCGGATAACGAGCTTGGTGCAGCCATATATATCATTCCCTGGTTTCTGGCCGATATTTGTCCGAGAGGAGGGAAGACTTCAGTGATATGGCCGAAATATGGGGCTCTGGCGTTTCCGTTTTATATTTTAGCCAAGAAAGCAAAGCTGGAGGAACTGGATGTATTGATAAAGTACACTACCGGTAGAAAAATAGTGCTCGTATCTACCCATGATCCACTGTTAGCTTTAATGGGCAATCGTCGGATTGTAATCAGGAACGGTGCGATATCCAATATTATTGAAACAAGTAAGCAGGAAAGAACGAATTTGGAATACATGGAGTTTCTGGATTGCAAAATGACGGAACTGCGTGATATGTTGAGAAACGGAGGGCGGATTGATACCGAACTCAACTGGTGTTCCGGATGA
- a CDS encoding LeuA family protein, translating to MKKDIKISIVDHTINEVIRLGVNNPADVRFMLSVLKKYSLDAADVSLNNLEKNMVEFEADEFSEIMRCRVRCSGHEIFRAKKLGFSKIVINTSFDPFTPIQDMLEPVLQMACSNDQEIYLSIDNALEFSIRDVETIYPLIAKYGIKRLILGDRSGKADPFTTYDKLGFLWNTIQCPVEYVGYNDYGTATANTLSALRAGVEYVATAVSGIGIPGVAAMEEVLMAARHLWKNEQVPDGYSIAADCENILYRAGIMLPGEKAIIGKNVFAHESGIHVDGVLKNPDLYEAIKPEEVGLRRLLVIGKHSGTASLAQKLRQLGLSLSPEKAAVLLEKVRNTAILQKKPLTDLQLKTLYDLQMESVKDPNIHLSGKGEMSCD from the coding sequence TTGAAAAAAGACATTAAGATTTCAATTGTGGACCATACAATCAATGAGGTCATACGCCTGGGGGTTAATAATCCTGCCGATGTAAGGTTTATGCTGTCAGTTCTGAAAAAATACTCATTAGATGCGGCAGATGTCTCATTGAATAATTTAGAAAAAAATATGGTTGAATTTGAGGCTGATGAATTTTCGGAAATTATGAGATGCAGAGTAAGATGTTCCGGACATGAGATATTCAGGGCGAAAAAGCTCGGTTTTTCCAAAATAGTAATAAACACTTCTTTCGACCCCTTCACCCCCATACAGGATATGCTTGAACCTGTATTGCAAATGGCCTGTAGCAACGACCAGGAAATTTATTTGAGCATTGACAATGCTCTGGAATTCTCAATAAGGGACGTAGAAACAATATATCCCCTTATTGCCAAATACGGGATAAAAAGGTTAATACTGGGCGATAGAAGCGGGAAAGCGGACCCTTTCACCACCTATGATAAGCTTGGCTTTTTATGGAATACAATTCAATGTCCTGTTGAATATGTGGGGTACAACGATTACGGGACTGCTACAGCCAACACGCTTTCAGCGTTAAGAGCAGGCGTTGAATACGTTGCAACGGCTGTCAGCGGTATCGGAATCCCGGGAGTAGCGGCCATGGAAGAGGTCTTAATGGCAGCAAGGCATTTGTGGAAAAATGAACAGGTGCCCGATGGATATAGCATTGCAGCAGATTGTGAGAATATTTTATACAGGGCTGGTATTATGTTGCCCGGAGAAAAGGCCATCATAGGAAAAAATGTATTTGCGCATGAATCCGGGATTCACGTTGACGGTGTTCTTAAAAATCCTGATTTATACGAAGCGATTAAGCCGGAGGAGGTGGGCCTGCGCAGGCTTTTAGTAATTGGAAAACACTCTGGGACAGCATCATTAGCGCAGAAGCTCCGGCAGCTGGGTTTATCTTTAAGTCCAGAAAAAGCAGCTGTATTGCTCGAAAAAGTAAGAAATACTGCGATTCTGCAAAAAAAACCGTTAACGGATTTGCAGCTTAAAACTCTTTACGATTTGCAGATGGAATCGGTAAAAGACCCGAATATTCATTTATCAGGCAAAGGAGAAATGTCCTGTGACTGA
- the hdrA gene encoding ferredoxin:CoB-CoM heterodisulfide reductase subunit HdrA, which produces MTDGMTDGLAKAAVFICHCSGNISEHVDIDSVKKTLKAEGISVFDYEYMCSSQGQALIKKKILEGNLDRVVIGSCTPSKHGALFKKCIQETGLNRAGLEIANLREQCAWVHPDRTGATDKALSLLRAKLKRLENVEPLDEIKVDIAQQALVIGGGIAGITAALNLADNGVSTFLVEKNTSIGGQMAKIGKIFSPDKLAEECAMCSLSPLMNEVAAHPKITLLTRTEVESLSGSAGDFTVRLKKKPRYVKDSCTACGRCSRVCPVQVEDEFNCGYMDKKAISLRFSQSVPKIYCIDPDYCLQLNGEACGKCADACKNGAIDFSQKEEIVELNVGAVVVATGFEEYDVSQKPQYGYGIFENVLTQMELARVLGINGPTKGELLRISDFSTASAVPTPAACTSGCENSSDPSSDLSSDVETPKRIVMIQCVGSRDEKEGGNRYCSRYCCMAALKHASLIKKKYPEMEITICYIDVRAFGFYENYYRAVQETGVNFVRGRPAEVIEKPDKSLVVRVEDTLDQKMREIPADLVVLSAAMVPSPGTRKIASVLNLSQDESGFIKERHSKLKPVDSSLDGIFVCGTAQSPKDVTDTIAQAGLAAVRARAFITDSPKVLDNEIATINQLLCTRCGECLKCPFDALSVNESGRVVLDPLICTGCGYCTELCGEGAVQIAGFTKLQLKAEMEGVLEEGDVLGFVNSGIASLTCDNIGNSVLTYPSNVKLIKVPTGLVVDSDLVLHAFRHGASSVLFVEDPPDNPRAEVIYPLTVSHFEKLKEELGDPGNRIYFKKAYVPNTKGLAGTFTSLAREGEMIR; this is translated from the coding sequence ATGACTGATGGGATGACTGACGGGCTGGCCAAAGCTGCCGTATTTATCTGCCACTGCAGCGGGAACATTTCCGAACACGTTGATATTGATTCCGTGAAAAAAACCCTTAAGGCAGAGGGGATCTCGGTTTTTGATTATGAATACATGTGCTCAAGCCAGGGACAGGCGCTGATTAAAAAGAAGATTCTGGAGGGGAACCTGGACAGGGTGGTAATAGGTTCGTGTACTCCTTCCAAACACGGTGCTCTCTTCAAAAAGTGCATACAGGAAACCGGCTTGAACAGGGCAGGGCTTGAAATTGCAAACCTGAGGGAACAGTGTGCCTGGGTGCACCCTGACAGGACCGGAGCTACAGATAAAGCTCTTTCCCTCCTGCGGGCCAAACTCAAACGCCTGGAAAATGTAGAACCCCTGGACGAAATTAAAGTAGATATCGCTCAGCAGGCCCTTGTTATCGGTGGGGGGATAGCAGGAATAACGGCTGCACTGAACCTTGCAGATAACGGAGTTTCCACTTTTTTAGTTGAGAAAAACACAAGCATTGGCGGGCAGATGGCGAAAATAGGGAAGATCTTTTCCCCGGATAAGCTTGCGGAAGAGTGTGCAATGTGCTCGCTCAGCCCTCTGATGAACGAGGTTGCAGCCCACCCGAAAATTACACTTTTGACCCGGACCGAAGTTGAAAGCCTGAGCGGAAGCGCAGGAGACTTTACGGTCAGGCTAAAGAAAAAGCCAAGATACGTCAAAGACAGCTGCACAGCATGCGGAAGGTGCAGCCGGGTCTGTCCTGTCCAGGTTGAAGACGAGTTCAACTGCGGATATATGGACAAAAAGGCAATTTCTCTGCGCTTCTCCCAGTCAGTCCCCAAGATCTACTGTATAGATCCCGATTATTGCCTCCAGCTGAACGGAGAAGCCTGCGGAAAATGTGCGGATGCCTGTAAAAACGGAGCAATTGACTTTTCCCAGAAGGAAGAAATCGTTGAACTTAACGTTGGGGCGGTTGTTGTTGCCACCGGGTTTGAGGAGTATGACGTCTCCCAGAAACCCCAGTACGGATACGGGATTTTTGAGAACGTGCTGACCCAGATGGAACTTGCCAGAGTTCTCGGCATCAATGGCCCGACAAAAGGAGAACTCCTGAGGATCTCCGACTTCAGTACGGCTTCTGCGGTTCCGACACCCGCAGCCTGCACTTCAGGGTGTGAAAATTCCTCTGATCCCTCTTCTGACCTTTCTTCTGATGTCGAAACGCCGAAAAGAATAGTCATGATCCAGTGCGTGGGCTCAAGGGACGAAAAAGAAGGAGGAAACCGTTACTGTTCCAGATACTGCTGCATGGCGGCCCTGAAACACGCAAGCTTGATTAAGAAAAAATACCCGGAAATGGAAATCACGATTTGTTATATTGATGTCAGAGCTTTTGGTTTCTACGAAAACTATTACCGCGCAGTTCAGGAAACCGGAGTCAACTTTGTGCGGGGAAGGCCGGCCGAAGTTATTGAAAAGCCGGACAAGAGCCTTGTCGTGAGGGTCGAAGATACACTTGACCAGAAAATGAGGGAAATTCCTGCCGACCTGGTTGTGCTCTCCGCGGCAATGGTGCCGTCTCCCGGAACCAGAAAAATTGCCAGTGTGCTGAACCTGAGCCAGGACGAAAGCGGTTTTATCAAGGAAAGGCACTCCAAACTGAAACCCGTGGACAGTTCTCTTGACGGGATCTTTGTCTGCGGCACTGCCCAGAGCCCCAAGGACGTTACCGATACCATTGCCCAGGCAGGCCTTGCAGCCGTAAGGGCAAGGGCTTTCATTACAGACAGCCCGAAGGTGCTGGATAATGAAATTGCGACTATTAACCAGCTGCTCTGCACGCGCTGCGGAGAATGCCTTAAATGCCCCTTTGATGCCCTCTCCGTAAATGAGAGCGGAAGGGTCGTGCTTGACCCGCTTATCTGCACAGGCTGCGGATACTGTACCGAGCTCTGCGGAGAAGGAGCCGTCCAGATCGCAGGCTTTACGAAACTCCAGCTGAAAGCCGAGATGGAGGGCGTGCTCGAAGAAGGGGATGTGCTAGGCTTTGTAAACAGTGGGATTGCTTCTCTTACCTGTGACAATATCGGTAACAGCGTACTCACTTACCCTTCAAATGTTAAATTGATAAAGGTCCCGACGGGCCTTGTGGTGGACAGTGACCTGGTGCTGCATGCTTTCAGGCACGGGGCATCCTCTGTCCTTTTTGTAGAAGACCCGCCTGACAATCCAAGGGCTGAGGTGATATATCCTCTTACTGTCAGCCACTTTGAGAAACTCAAAGAGGAACTTGGGGATCCAGGAAACCGGATCTATTTCAAGAAAGCCTATGTCCCGAACACAAAAGGGCTTGCAGGAACTTTTACGAGCCTTGCCAGGGAAGGAGAGATGATAAGATGA
- a CDS encoding ABC transporter ATP-binding protein → MVVRNIMDIRNAEFSYNGKENIFRDINLSIERGDVLCILGPNGTGKSTLIKCMSSLLKLKSGKILLKDKNIYSMNNTEIAKVMGYIPQSNNSTFAYSVLDIVLMGRTPYLSITSVPGKKDYKIAEEALENLGILHLKNKSYTEISGGERQLVLMARAIAQRPEILLLDEPTSHLDFGNQIRTLKVINKLSKTGLSVVMTSHFPDHAFLSSNKVAIMNQGTIMKMGDPRTVVTEENMKQAYGIDVKILDVDEQRKACIPVQIQ, encoded by the coding sequence ATGGTCGTGAGAAATATTATGGATATAAGGAATGCAGAGTTCTCTTACAATGGAAAGGAAAACATATTTCGAGACATAAACCTCTCAATTGAGAGAGGGGATGTCCTGTGTATATTAGGACCCAATGGAACCGGAAAATCAACATTAATCAAATGTATGAGCAGCCTGCTCAAACTAAAAAGTGGCAAGATATTATTGAAGGACAAAAATATATATTCAATGAATAATACCGAAATCGCCAAGGTCATGGGGTACATCCCCCAATCAAACAATTCAACCTTTGCATATTCAGTTCTTGATATTGTTCTAATGGGCAGAACTCCCTATTTAAGCATAACATCGGTTCCCGGGAAAAAAGATTATAAAATAGCTGAAGAGGCTCTGGAAAATCTTGGAATCCTGCACCTGAAGAATAAAAGCTACACTGAGATCAGTGGGGGAGAAAGACAGCTAGTACTGATGGCCAGAGCAATAGCCCAAAGACCCGAAATTCTTCTTCTGGACGAGCCTACATCCCATCTGGATTTTGGGAACCAGATACGAACACTCAAAGTCATAAATAAATTGTCTAAAACTGGACTATCAGTTGTTATGACTTCTCATTTTCCGGACCACGCCTTTTTGTCATCCAACAAGGTCGCTATAATGAATCAGGGCACAATCATGAAGATGGGAGACCCGAGAACCGTAGTCACGGAAGAAAATATGAAACAAGCCTATGGCATAGACGTAAAAATACTGGATGTGGATGAACAAAGAAAAGCATGCATACCTGTGCAGATACAATAA
- the hdrB gene encoding ferredoxin:CoB-CoM heterodisulfide reductase subunit HdrB, with protein sequence MKAIASIPDRKLLLFKSCMVGQEYPGIETATSYVFDRLGVDYCINDEQSCCTGIGHYTDVFEGLTTAAIAARNFAVARKCGYPNITCLCSTCYAINKDACELLNTNDEVREKVNSIFREKGFDDLVYEKGDMNPRTNIYHAVEVLLSKVEKIKEEIKFDFPGVKAASHHACHYYKVKYLDVIGNPENPQLIDTIAEACGAAPVRWYEDRTLTCGMGFSQLHLNKNTSLQVTKAKLDSLQRAGVELMLHMCPNCHIQYDRYQPVIEKEFGVEYDMVHMNIAQFVALSMGADPYKVCGFQTHSVPLEGFLEKTGII encoded by the coding sequence TTGAAAGCGATAGCGAGTATCCCGGACAGGAAGCTCTTACTGTTTAAGAGCTGCATGGTCGGGCAGGAATACCCCGGAATCGAAACAGCCACCAGTTACGTGTTTGACCGGCTCGGGGTAGATTACTGCATAAATGATGAGCAGTCCTGCTGCACGGGGATAGGCCACTATACCGATGTCTTTGAAGGGCTTACAACAGCCGCCATTGCAGCCCGGAACTTTGCCGTTGCCAGAAAGTGCGGGTACCCGAACATTACCTGCCTCTGTTCGACCTGCTATGCCATAAACAAAGACGCATGCGAACTCCTTAACACCAACGATGAGGTCCGGGAAAAAGTCAACTCCATCTTCCGCGAAAAAGGCTTTGACGACCTTGTCTATGAAAAAGGAGACATGAACCCGAGAACCAATATCTACCATGCAGTCGAGGTCCTTCTGAGCAAAGTCGAAAAGATCAAAGAAGAGATAAAGTTCGATTTCCCCGGTGTTAAAGCAGCCTCTCATCACGCCTGCCACTATTATAAAGTCAAATACCTTGACGTAATCGGAAACCCCGAAAACCCCCAGCTTATAGACACGATAGCCGAAGCCTGCGGGGCAGCCCCTGTGCGCTGGTACGAAGACCGCACCCTCACCTGCGGAATGGGCTTTTCCCAGCTCCACCTTAACAAGAACACCTCTCTCCAGGTTACCAAAGCCAAACTTGACAGCCTCCAGAGAGCCGGTGTGGAGTTAATGCTCCATATGTGCCCGAACTGCCATATCCAGTACGACCGCTACCAGCCCGTGATCGAAAAAGAGTTCGGGGTAGAGTACGACATGGTGCACATGAACATTGCCCAGTTCGTAGCCCTCTCAATGGGAGCAGACCCCTACAAAGTATGCGGTTTCCAGACTCACTCCGTGCCTCTGGAAGGTTTTCTTGAAAAGACCGGAATAATATAA
- a CDS encoding beta/alpha barrel domain-containing protein, translating into MTENKSFEIVDTTLRDGEQSAGVVFSIEERVNIISALDKANVKWIEAGIPAMGKQECEALSLMLELPIKSNLIAWNRANLKDLKASIECGFKFVHISLPVSDLHIEYKLQKSRTWVLDQLKTCLEYLKNCGITSIVGAEDASRADPDFFLQYADVAASYGAIRIRYSDTVGCLDHFTTYNKIKSIVNCSPLPVEIHAHNDFGLALANTLAAYRAGAKFASVTITGIGERAGNASMEETAVSLKHFYNYDCGIELKALPSLAEMVAKASERTLFPYKPVVGPFTQNIADN; encoded by the coding sequence GTGACTGAAAACAAAAGCTTTGAAATCGTTGATACAACTCTGCGTGACGGGGAACAATCTGCAGGTGTTGTATTTTCGATTGAAGAAAGGGTGAATATCATTTCGGCTTTAGATAAAGCAAACGTGAAATGGATTGAAGCCGGTATCCCTGCTATGGGCAAACAGGAATGTGAAGCTCTGAGCCTTATGCTCGAACTCCCGATAAAATCGAATCTTATCGCGTGGAACAGGGCAAATTTAAAGGATTTAAAGGCTTCTATCGAATGCGGATTTAAATTTGTTCACATCTCTCTGCCGGTATCCGACCTGCATATAGAATATAAGCTTCAAAAAAGCAGGACCTGGGTGCTTGATCAATTGAAAACCTGCCTGGAATATCTCAAAAACTGTGGGATAACGAGTATTGTAGGAGCGGAGGATGCATCCCGAGCAGACCCGGATTTCTTTCTTCAATATGCAGATGTTGCGGCTTCTTACGGTGCGATAAGGATACGATATTCGGATACGGTCGGATGCCTGGATCATTTTACGACTTATAATAAAATCAAAAGCATTGTAAATTGCAGCCCGCTTCCTGTTGAAATTCATGCACACAATGATTTTGGCCTGGCCCTGGCAAATACCCTGGCAGCATACAGAGCGGGAGCAAAGTTTGCCAGTGTTACAATAACAGGGATTGGGGAACGTGCAGGAAATGCGTCAATGGAAGAAACAGCCGTGTCTTTAAAACACTTTTACAACTATGATTGCGGAATTGAACTCAAAGCTTTACCTTCCCTGGCTGAAATGGTCGCAAAAGCAAGCGAAAGAACATTGTTTCCGTATAAGCCAGTAGTGGGACCCTTTACACAAAATATTGCAGATAATTAA
- a CDS encoding ABC transporter substrate-binding protein, with translation MDKKSMVAIIAVIVILSIAGVGYSNTRSGLDSNIGIRTDQGVQITDQTGRVVTVPANVTHVAALAGQSYEKLILLNQTDKMAVTISAWTNLPWSYKIAPQLKDIPIENDPNVEDLISKKVQVVFCLSYDGNKEKLNSSNIAVVITQKNSGNPENADSFVKYVKQEIALYGEVMGPDAEEIADEWGVYFDQKVNYVTSRTANLTDSQRPEVYYARGPDAITTQGKNSYTQFYVEMAGGDYVAKNTNKEGLQSVTMEQLLAWNPDVIFVGRINSTDIITNDSRLSNMKAVQDNKVYLCPQGVAYWDYGAEGVLLMEYFAKTLHPELFEDLNMTGEVKDYYSRFCHYNLTDEEANRILQHLPPASST, from the coding sequence ATGGATAAAAAGAGTATGGTGGCTATCATTGCAGTTATTGTAATTTTATCCATTGCAGGGGTAGGCTACAGTAACACAAGGTCTGGGCTAGATAGTAATATCGGGATAAGAACTGATCAGGGCGTTCAGATAACAGACCAGACGGGAAGAGTTGTAACTGTGCCGGCGAATGTGACTCATGTGGCTGCTCTTGCCGGTCAGTCATATGAAAAATTAATTTTGCTAAATCAGACCGACAAGATGGCAGTGACAATATCGGCATGGACCAATCTGCCCTGGTCATATAAAATAGCCCCACAGTTGAAAGATATCCCTATAGAAAACGATCCCAATGTTGAAGATCTTATCAGCAAAAAAGTGCAGGTCGTTTTTTGTTTGTCATACGACGGTAATAAGGAGAAACTGAATTCGAGCAATATAGCTGTTGTGATCACTCAGAAGAACTCGGGAAACCCCGAGAACGCAGACTCATTTGTTAAGTACGTGAAGCAGGAAATAGCGCTTTACGGCGAAGTTATGGGCCCGGATGCGGAAGAAATTGCTGATGAATGGGGTGTGTACTTCGATCAGAAAGTGAATTATGTGACATCGAGAACTGCAAACCTTACAGATAGTCAGCGTCCCGAAGTGTATTATGCCAGGGGTCCGGATGCGATAACAACACAGGGTAAAAACTCTTATACGCAGTTTTACGTGGAAATGGCCGGTGGCGACTACGTTGCAAAAAATACCAATAAAGAAGGACTTCAAAGCGTCACAATGGAACAGCTACTGGCATGGAATCCTGATGTAATTTTTGTAGGCCGAATTAACAGTACGGATATAATTACGAATGACTCTCGGCTGAGTAACATGAAAGCTGTACAGGATAATAAAGTATATCTCTGCCCACAGGGTGTGGCCTACTGGGATTATGGTGCCGAAGGGGTGTTACTGATGGAGTATTTTGCCAAAACCCTACATCCAGAACTATTTGAAGACCTGAACATGACCGGTGAGGTCAAAGATTACTATTCGAGGTTTTGCCACTATAACCTGACAGACGAGGAAGCAAACAGGATACTGCAGCATCTGCCTCCTGCAAGCTCGACATGA
- a CDS encoding FecCD family ABC transporter permease, with protein sequence MNRRINRETIRNISSTTVLIALPVILFFGSFMIGRYPVSPPDVMLAIVSVFVPMETNLDPTIYTVVWDIRLPRIVAAMIVGAALSISGASFQGTFQNPLVSPDILGVSSGAGFGAAIAILFSFSMAMIQTTAFLFGLLAVFLTYFLSKRFKSNTILMMVLGGIAIAALFSALISCIKYLADPDSKLPEIVYWLMGSLSAVESSSILMIAGPVLVGFTTLLLVGWRINVLSMSDDEARSLGINTEKMRLLIIFCCTLLTAAAVSISGIIGWVGLVIPHAARMLVGPDHRKLLPASISLGATFLLLVDDVCRTATSIEIPLGILTAIIGAPFFVYLLQKGYEGWS encoded by the coding sequence ATGAACAGGCGAATAAACAGGGAAACCATCCGAAATATCTCTTCAACAACTGTGCTGATAGCACTCCCGGTCATTTTATTTTTCGGGTCTTTTATGATTGGCCGATATCCGGTGTCTCCCCCGGACGTAATGCTGGCCATTGTATCGGTTTTTGTGCCTATGGAAACAAATTTGGACCCCACTATTTATACAGTAGTCTGGGACATACGTTTGCCTCGCATAGTAGCTGCGATGATTGTAGGTGCAGCTTTATCAATTTCAGGGGCTTCTTTTCAGGGGACTTTCCAGAATCCGCTGGTGTCCCCGGATATCCTTGGTGTTTCTTCAGGTGCGGGTTTTGGAGCTGCAATAGCTATTTTGTTCAGTTTTTCCATGGCGATGATTCAGACTACAGCTTTTTTATTCGGCCTCCTTGCGGTTTTCCTCACTTACTTCCTGAGTAAAAGATTTAAGAGCAATACCATTTTGATGATGGTGCTGGGCGGGATAGCTATTGCAGCACTCTTTTCCGCTCTCATTTCATGTATCAAATATCTTGCAGATCCTGACAGTAAGCTCCCTGAAATCGTATACTGGCTTATGGGCAGCCTCTCTGCGGTTGAAAGCAGCAGTATATTAATGATAGCAGGACCGGTTCTGGTTGGGTTTACAACATTACTGCTTGTCGGATGGAGAATTAATGTCCTTTCAATGAGTGACGACGAAGCACGCTCACTTGGCATAAACACGGAGAAAATGAGACTGTTGATAATTTTTTGCTGCACACTCCTGACAGCCGCTGCCGTAAGTATTAGTGGAATCATTGGCTGGGTGGGCCTTGTAATACCTCACGCTGCCAGAATGCTTGTAGGTCCGGACCACAGGAAGCTTTTGCCTGCAAGCATTTCACTGGGAGCTACTTTTCTCCTGCTGGTGGATGATGTGTGCAGAACAGCCACATCTATCGAAATTCCCCTGGGAATATTAACAGCTATTATAGGAGCACCTTTTTTCGTGTATCTACTCCAAAAAGGCTACGAGGGATGGTCGTGA